Within Lolium rigidum isolate FL_2022 chromosome 5, APGP_CSIRO_Lrig_0.1, whole genome shotgun sequence, the genomic segment gccacctccaccgtcgtacccaaggctgctgccccgggcgaccccgtgtcgcgggtgaagcccgagatcgcctccactcaccggcgagaggcggggggaattggcgcaggccatgggcctggccgccgcccaccaccagcccctgccggagtgctgcggagagccgacgggaggagggagcgcaggcaggccgccgccgcccatcccaaccgcgctgGCAGACCCACCAGGGGAGAGCCGGTGGGAAaagggggcgcagcgcaggccgccgccgcccatcccatccgcgcgtccgccatgctcgaggaggggagatccggccgccgtccaccatgcgtcgacgaggaagggcccccgccaccgccacgccccgtgggtctttgccccggcggcgctaccggcggcggcggcggttagggctgggaggctggggtgcgggagggttagggAGGCTCGTCGATACCCTTCTAAGCTCTCCCCTATAGGAAAAATTAGAACATGGGAAGAAGTTTGATCCATGGGAGACTTCATAACATGGATAACTACATACATCAAATTAGCTAAATATTGGCAATTAAATTTGTTAAATAGGAACCAAGCCCCCAAAACTACATGATAAAAGCTAAAATATTGTCAATCACTGGATTAAACTATGGAATAGCCTGCACTTATAAAGAATTGTGTATCTTGTACAAATTGATGAAGCTTCTCATTGTGTGTTGATATATATGAAATAACCTCCATCAGTTGACTGACTTTTTTATTTCACATGCCAGTGTTCAAACTTTAGGTATGCATTACCGACCACTGATATGCATAATGCAAGTGTTTTCTTAATTATACTCTGTTGTGATGCAGGGATACCAAGTCTGCTAAACAAGCTGTGGAGAAAAGATGGATGGATACTGTTACAGAAAATTTGATACCAACGACTACTGACCCAGATATCTTGAAAGCACGCTATCTCTTTGAAAGACTTGTGGAGAAGAGAGAAACAATTGAGAATGGAATGAAATGGATGCGAAAAGAGGTTCTTCAAGCTTTCGAATCCTATAGATCATTAGCTGCTTATAATAAAGTATGTCTAATGTTCACTCTAAAATTTCATTCgacattttttttttcatatggATGTTTACTTTTTAGTAAATCATAAGCTTCTCATGACCCTACAAGTAAAAAAAACTTTCCATAACCCGCTACGTTTGAATCTGAGAATTCTCCTAATAAATGTTTAATGTTTCAGAATTTTGCGTATGATTTTGTGAGGCTTGACTTCCAGTGTCTCATATATGGCACCTTATCAAATCATACCATCACTACAATTTTACTATGAGGACAAGACTGTATCGGTCAAAGCCATGGACCTACCAGCAGTTCTTTGCTGAAGTCAAGCCCACAGAGAATGGAACAGAATACTTTTGCTGCTCACTGCAGGCTAGTGAAGATggtagctatttttttccattgcCACTATCTCTGATTTCTTGATGTTCTCTCTTAAATTTATATGTCATTAAATACATTTAAATTATTCTTAAAGGTCATTGCTTTGGATGCCGGAAGGTTGGTATTTCTCTGAGATACCCCGAGAGTGGCGGCTACGAGAAGGGTCATCCAGGCTCTGGATTTCCATTTGACACTGATAGTGAGGGTAATGATTGACGACTAGGTATGTAGTAATATTTTGCTATCTAAGTTCATCACTGTGACCTTAACTTTTTTGTTTACTTGTTATACAAAATATATATTTGAAATGTAAGTGCATGGAACCTTTGATGACCAATCTAAATATCGTTTTGTGCAAATTACTCCTTTGTACACGatgagataaaaaaaaattgagcTGAAAACTGTAGGGGAGGCCCCGACAGTAAAATTTTATTAAAAGAGAGAAAATATGTACAAGAGGAGAAGAAAGGAGGGAATGTACAAAAGGGCCTAGCCCTGGGCATAACCCAAAGAGAACTACAAAGCGTCTAGCCAAGCTAAGAGAGGGGTTTTTTGGTCATCCTTCATTCTGTAAGAGAGAAGGAAGAGGTCCCTCTTAAAAGAAAAGGACCAAGCTCTAATAGAAGGTGTTACATTGTCAAAAGTAAAAGCATTCCGTTGCTTCCATAAATTCCAGGTGGCAGTGGCAAACACTTCAAAGAAGAAAGGCTTCCTAAAAATTCCTCGTACAGTAGCAATCATCTCAGAGAGTTCCATGTTGTCTTCAAGAGTGATGCCAATGGATTGCCAACAGCATTTTCTGAAGTTTCAACTCCAGAAGAGATGGTCCCTGGTTTCTAACAACCCATCATCGCAGAGACGACATATTCCGTTGTCATTGAGTGAAAAACTTTTCCTTATAAGCATATCCTTGGTGTTTAGGCGGTCGTCAGCGAGAAGCCAGAAGAAAGATTTAATCTTGGGGTTGCACTTTGATTTCCAGATCCATGAAGAAAAGGTTGGGGCCTGAATGTGTTTGAAGGTTAGCTTGTAAACCTTGTTGGCGGATAAATGAGTGCCCCAACTATAAAACCATAGGTCTTTTCCATCAGCGTTCCGAGTGGATATGGTCTTGTGTATAAGGTGATTGAACTCATGAAACTCCTCGAAGGCTTGGGCGGACAACGGGAGATGGAAAGCATCAATAGGGTCGTCCAATTCAACAATATTCTTCACAGAAGCTAGCTTATTAATAGCGAAGGAGTGTAGCCTAGGGAACCTTGCCATGAGGACATCTGAAGCCCAATTGTCGCTCCAAAAGAGTGCAGGTGTCACCAGTAGCAATCGCGCATGAGGCAATCTTCTTGAACTTTGAACAAAGCTTGACAATGTCCCTCCACCAAAAAGAGCTTGAAATGTTAGAGGCTTGTGGAGTGGAATTATTATAGCTCTTCCAAATTAGATGGACCTAGGGAATGTTCTCCTTATTGAAAAATTTGTGTAAAAATTTGATAAGAGCCTCATTGTGGGATGCAAGGTTACTGATACACAGACCACCTTTAGGTGAACCACTCATATTTTAGGCCAACCACTCATATTTTATATGCTAGCGATCCCAGAA encodes:
- the LOC124656121 gene encoding uncharacterized protein LOC124656121, with amino-acid sequence MVMDSLTPAPAAEASLAPAPAAEASSYPPPADEEWMKEEREKGRALKLYLSQLDPDECLRSVQSTLVEMAKHSQMDTKSAKQAVEKRWMDTVTENLIPTTTDPDILKARYLFERLVEKRETIENGMKWMRKEVLQAFESYRSLAAYNKVCLMFTLKFHSTFFFSYGCLLFSKS